In a genomic window of Tachysurus vachellii isolate PV-2020 chromosome 13, HZAU_Pvac_v1, whole genome shotgun sequence:
- the timm8a gene encoding mitochondrial import inner membrane translocase subunit Tim8 A — protein sequence MDSEGVRTDPQLQQFIETESQKQRFQQLVHQMTEVCWEKCTDKPGPKLDSRTEVCFINCVERFIDTSQFILSRLEQTQKTRDSFSETITD from the exons ATGGATAGTGAAGGCGTGAGGACTGACCCCCAGCTTCAGCAGTTCATTGAAACTGAGTCTCAAAAGCAAAGATTTCAGCAGCTGGTTCATCAAATGACGGAAGTCTGTTGG GAAAAGTGCACCGATAAACCTGGTCCAAAGCTTGACTCCAGGACAGAAGTATGTTTTATAAATTGTGTTGAACGTTTCATTGACACAAGCCAGTTCATCCTCAGCAGACTTGAACAAACTCAGAAGACAAGAGACTCCTTCTCAGAGACTATAACAGACTAG